In the genome of Deltaproteobacteria bacterium, one region contains:
- the pdxA gene encoding 4-hydroxythreonine-4-phosphate dehydrogenase PdxA has product MKKTVVLTMGDPVGVGPEIVVRALASTALRRRARPVVVGDVGVLERVASLLGRRLPRGVEIVSASRLDAAALSPGRPTGESGAAMIGYIDEAVAMVKDGRADALVTAPISKEAAKKAGFAFPGHTEYLAHLTGAKEYCMMLGGPRLRVVLATIHAPLRRVPELITRAGLVRTLRLIDRSFRRYFAVERPRIAVAGLNPHAGESGLFGDEEARIIAPAIRNARRQGIDAEGPLPGDTVFFRAAASEFDCVLAMYHDQGLAPLKLIHFEDGYNCTLGLPIIRTSVDHGTAYDIAWRGKASAASLAAATRLAVSMAEAAGGNFP; this is encoded by the coding sequence ATGAAAAAGACCGTCGTCCTCACCATGGGAGACCCCGTGGGCGTGGGGCCCGAGATCGTCGTCAGGGCCCTCGCCTCCACGGCGCTTCGACGCAGGGCGCGTCCCGTCGTGGTGGGCGACGTCGGCGTCCTCGAAAGGGTCGCTTCGCTTCTGGGCAGAAGGCTCCCCCGCGGCGTGGAGATAGTCTCGGCCTCGAGGCTCGACGCCGCCGCCCTTTCGCCGGGACGGCCCACCGGGGAGAGCGGCGCCGCCATGATCGGCTACATAGACGAGGCCGTGGCCATGGTGAAGGACGGCCGGGCCGACGCGCTCGTGACGGCGCCCATAAGCAAGGAGGCGGCGAAGAAGGCGGGCTTCGCCTTTCCCGGCCACACCGAGTACCTTGCGCACCTCACGGGCGCGAAGGAGTACTGCATGATGCTCGGCGGGCCGAGGCTCAGGGTGGTGCTCGCCACCATACACGCGCCGCTTCGCCGCGTGCCCGAGCTCATCACGCGGGCCGGGCTCGTGAGGACACTTCGCCTCATCGACCGCTCCTTCAGACGATACTTCGCCGTCGAAAGACCGCGCATCGCCGTGGCGGGCCTCAACCCCCACGCCGGCGAGTCGGGACTCTTCGGCGACGAGGAGGCGCGCATCATAGCCCCGGCCATTCGCAACGCCCGCAGACAAGGCATCGACGCCGAGGGGCCGCTGCCGGGCGACACCGTATTCTTCAGGGCCGCGGCCTCGGAGTTCGACTGCGTGCTGGCCATGTACCACGACCAGGGACTCGCCCCTCTAAAACTCATCCACTTCGAAGACGGCTACAACTGCACGCTCGGACTCCCCATCATACGGACCTCGGTGGACCACGGCACGGCCTACGATATCGCATGGCGGGGAAAGGCCTCGGCCGCAAGCCTCGCGGCGGCGACGAGACTGGCCGTCTCCATGGCCGAGGCGGCCGGGGGAAACTTTCCGTAG